ATctgagagatttcttttttttccttgctcctATAATTTGTTTGTGATGTCATCCTTTATGCTTAATTAATGAAACCAATTGCAGCTTATCGTATtcatgtgagatgttggtctgtacaaGTTTCTATttgactgctttccagttttctcagaagctttatttttgaaataatgaGTCTTACCTACTAAGCCAGGATTATTGGGTctatcaaacactaggctactcTGCTCATAACTTCCATATGTTTTGTAGGaaatttattccactgattcattcctctatttcttagctaacATCACATTGTTTTGATGATAATTATATTCAAATTAGATTCAGTAGGCCTCATTCTTTCCCACTTTGTGCATTATTTCTCTTGGTATTTTTGGCCTTTCGTACCTCCAGACGAACTTTGTTATCATTTTGTCTAATTCTTTAAGGTAGGCCTTTGGTATTATAAATTACCATTTACACAAGGATATTCATTTAGATAGTAATGCCACTTTATTCTATTAACTCACCTAatcaatatttctctaattatttaattcTATTTGTTTAATGAGCACTTTTAATTGGAGGAAATCCAAGAAGTGGTGGctgaccttttcctttttaaattaggatatttcccaggtttcagtttgtgtgaggcaacacccattcaatgactaaaaACAAGGTAAGAAGTaagacaaaagatggcccaatTTACTGAGCCTCTGTGGCTCCTTGGCTAGGTTTTGATGACTTGGAATCAACACAAATACCAATTGTTTtatgtgcttcaggaaaatcagttTAGTGACTGAGTGTatgatagactggagtggggagagacttgaggaaggcagaCCTACCAGTAGACTATGGCAGTAGTTTACTAGGTGTGAGGTGggaacatatttgagagatgttgcaaaggtgaaattaacaGACCTTGGCAACCGATTGCATACAgcggatgagagatagtgaggtgTCCTGGATGACTCACAGGTTTTGAACCTGGGGGAAAGGGAGACTGATGCTGCCCTAGACAGTACAGAGAAGTTAGGAGGGGAGGGTTAGAGGGGAAAGGCAATGAGTTTGGTACTGGACATTtggaatttaagatatctactagatattcagtttgagatgtataaaaattacatttagagttgcaagattggaggtcatcGGGGATGTTGTgcaggataagtagatttgaagATTGTTAGCATAGAGATAGGAATTAAACCCATGTGAGTTGATGAGACTATCAAGTGAAGAAGAAGAGGACTGAAGATAGAACTCTATGTTATACTTATGGTTGCActaaatgatctggaggaggagacACTAAAGGAAACAGAGATGAAATAGTCAGATgcgtaggaggagaaccagaagagtgGGGTGTCCTGAAAACTATAAAAGAAGAGACTATCAAGGAGCAGAGAGTGATCAACAACGTAAAacactgcagagaggtcaaggagaatgaggtgtgagaaaaagccattggttTTGGCATCTAAGACATCATtaacaactttggagagagcagctttggTGGAataaagttggaagccagattgtaaggggttaagaagagagtgagaggagagaattaGAGCCTTATATTGTTCCTGgttctttcaaggaatttagccatgaAAGGCAGAGGAGATATAGTATGATCATTCAGAAGGTTGGAAGGATCATGTGAGGATGGGaaaacatgggcatgtttgtagacagtaggaAATGAgcaaatagataggtagatattgaaaataagtgatagattAGGGATAACAGAGGGGGACAACTTGTTGGAGGACACATGAAGGAATGGATTGCTTGAGCAGGTGGAGGGGTTAGCCTTAGTAAAGATTAAAgctacttcatcatgtgagatgaAGTGAAGGCAGAGATAGTTGGAAAAGCTATAAATGTAATGGGAGacgaggaagaggagagaaaagagaactttttgcctcattttttcctcctcccataTATGAGATAAAAAATcacagctgagagggtggggagaaggagggctATGTGAGGCTGAAGGATGAATGAAAGAGTTTGAAAGAGCCCCTGTGGAAAGTAGAATATTGAGTTGATAAGGCGGTTATCATTGGGTATCCTAGtaacagtgagggcccagttgagggtGTGAATCATTAATGTGTAGTTGCCCCATTCAGAATGGTTATATGattctcttcatttttgttaAGCCAAATATGTGTAGGTATGAAGGTAGTGAATGATGAGAATGATTTCAGGCTGAATCCAAACGGTGAATTGATAAGGGAGAGTGGGTATGAAGAGAAGGGTACAGTGtgtactatgtgcaaagtacatTTTTATGCACTACGAATAAATATAGACAACATAGACAGCTCAGGCTACCAAGTACTTCATGTTCTATGAGACAACAAACAAGGATGTAGGTTGGTGATATAGGAAAGATCAGAAGCTCAAGTTCGATAAATTGAAAAGTAAAGTGATAACACCAAGATATGCACATGTAGGGTTTTTCTACATTGGATAGATTAtgaaatatttatgtagcacaaAAAACTCATAGGATGAAAAATTTTAGAAGGGTCCCATTCTATATCAGTAGAAAGATTAACTCACTTATCAACCAATAATCCAGAATCTTAGGTAATTGTATTCAATGGTTCAAAGGGAAAACCCAAGATCATCTGCAACCACACCATCACAAGTGACTTTtccataatatatatacatatatatatacatatatgtgtatatatattctatcCAGGATAAAATGTTTTTCACGGAAGAAaaggtaagtgtgtgtgtgtgtgtgtgtgtgtgtgtgtgtgtgtgtgaatgtgtgtttgtgtgtgctgtTTGCTGTTTGAGAGTAAGCCCTGCTGAGCATGGAGAAGTTGGATTTCAGATAGTTTGTGAGTGAGGAATTCATTGACAATGTCAACCTATGATACTAAAAACAATGTAATTTTATAGTACCTTTGATGTATCCCTGACAGTGAAAGATTTTTGCCATGAACCACAGAGTGTTTAAATCATCTATCcatattattttaacatttattttcaacCATCTACCATGAGATCGTTCTCTAATGGAGGAAGTGAAACACAAATCAGTAACATCATTCTTGGTATCAGTTAAACCAGGATTAATGAAATAAATTCGACAACTTAATAAGCATGCCAATAGATTTTCTTTGGAGAAGCAAACAGTTGGTTGAGTTCATTTAATTGTATATTTAAAGGTAGTAAGAATCATAGTATTTTTGGCATCAACTCAAAAATGCATGAATGGTATTTTGGATATTTTCCACATGGTCGTAATAGTTCATCTGTGGGCACAGGACCATTGTAGTGACCTCATCATTGTATGCCTGTGAGACTTGGACAGTTTACCAGCACCAtaccatttgaattgtcttaggtagattctgaagatcatctggcaggataagataccagaggctgaggctgaggtcctttcttgaactaaactggcaagcattcaaactctacttgaGAGAGCGGAAATCTGAttggctggccacattgttcaaactcaaaatgtacacttgccaaaaagattattttatggagaactcacacagggcaagtgctcacatggggGGCAGAAAAggtctcttttaagaactttggaagtgATTGCGTGACATGGAAGATACTATCAGAGGACTGTCAATCATGGCAAGCCCACATCAGAGATGTTGCTGTattttatgagcaaagcagaattgaagaagTTCAAAAGGaatatgagatgcacaaattgaGAATCaatcccaaatattcacatggattTTTTATACCTGACTTGTGGGTGAGCATTCtcagctcatattggtctgatcagccagagcAGACACACTATAATTTCACTCTAATatagtaatgtcattttcaccctctttgataatgaaggacaacaaccatggGCATTGAACctaattttaaataaatcttaATTTCTGTGCCTAAGGACCTTTCCTACAACCTTCTTCAGGGCACATAAGACATCTTTATTTCTGAGGCTGTAGATAAGAGGGTTCAGCATGGGAGTGAGAATGGTATATAAAATGGCTAAGACCTTGTCCTGACCTGGAGTATGATAGAATTTTGGCCTCAAGTATGTAAAGATAAATGGCCCATAGTACATGACGACCACAGTCAGGTGGGAGAAACAGGTTGAGAAAGCTTTTTTCTGGGCTTCCACAGATTTAATGTGAAGCACAGTACGGAGAATCTGACAATAAGAAGCAAGAATGATGAAAAAGGGAATTACGAGAAAAAGTATAGCACTCACATAGACTCCTCCTTCATAGTGTGATGTGTCAACACAGGAGAGTTTCAATATTGCTGGGACTTCACAGAAAAAATGGTCAATGACCCTCGTGCCACAAAAAGGGAGGTGCAGTACATAAGTTGTATGAATTGTAGAGTTGATGGTTCCCACAATCCAGCATCCAGCAGCCATATGTACACTGATCCGATGGTTCATGAGGATGGGATAATGTAGTGGGTGGCAGATGGCTATGTAGCGATCATAGGACATGGCTGTGAAAAGAAGGCATTCAGCCCCTGAAAagatgagggagaggaagatCTGGAACCCACAACCCACAAATGTGATGGACTGCTGGCCAGATATGAAGTTACTGACCATCTTGGGAACTATGTTGGAGATGTGCAAGATATCCATTAAGGAGAGATGGCTGAGAAGGAAGTACATTGGAGTGTGGAGCTGGCTGTCAACATGAATAAGAAGAATCAAGACTGTGTTCCCCGTAATTGCCACCATAAAAATGATGAGAATAAGGGTTAACAACAGCAATCCATGCTGGTTTGGATGCAATAATCCTAATAGGATGAAATCTCTAGCAAAAGTCTGATTCTCTTCTACCCACATCagtgttatttcacttttcacCTGAAACCCAAAAGAGAagttttagaaaaggaagaaaatttaataaatgcaaagCCCAGAACTGAGTCTGTGGCTACAAATAATGACTGTCAGCAaaagtgatttcattgatttaggtCAGTCAGTTGCAATTCAAAGAAATCAATTAAATGAATTACTTGAATTAACTTGGGATGACCAATTCATTGATGGAAGTGCTGAAAAGAAATCAGAGTTTCTTGATCTGGGTAGCTCTACCTTCATGTTCTTTTCCTAGTTCATTTCTTTGCTTGATAGGCCATCAAGAAGCTGATTCAGCCTCTCAATGCCTGCCCTTTCCTGTGACTTGAAAACAACTTTCTAATGCAGTGAAGAGATCAGAAAGTAATGGAACTCTAGGAGACTACTGCTTGTTTGTAAAATACTCAAATACACCAGATTCAGGAGCAAAAGTTTCTCTGAGCTAACCAAGGATTCTTTTATtcatatcatcatcataatcagtGTTACCactgtcttcatttttaaaaatttattttatttttaattataaaatgaaacaagtgttttcataacataatataataaaaaatgattgttcatgaagctgcaaatcagtgatgtgcaacttgctattctttttaaatgtataataaagttatcatgtaactttattttttcccttttttccttccctccactccaacCCACCCTATagttggctaccattagacaccaGAGATacgtgtgcacatgtgtgtgtgtgtgtgtatacacatatatatatacgtatatatgtgtatatatatatacacacacatatatatatatatacacgtatatatatatatatacacacatacaattcttttataaatacttctatttatcagttctttggatGCAGGTGGCTCCTTTCTCTCTATGTCTTTGAtttttaatagtcaaaatgacttagtcactcaaactGATTCTTAAGGCAATATCTCTGTgattgtatacagtgttctcttggttctgctcacttcagtccaCCATTTTGCCCAAGTCTTTTCATGCCTTTCTAAGTATATTGAACTCATTAATTCTGATAgtacagtggtattccatcacaacaatacaccacaacttgtccagccattccccaattgatagggatccctgcaatttccagttcttccccAATGAaaagagagctgccataaatatccAATTCACttttaaagttataattactattttgaGTTTCCTTCCATATTGTTTTAACTTACTATTTTCTTTATCTGCTCTCTTTTTCACCCTACCCTTTTTACCTTACCTTTCCCCCTGTGCTCCCATTCCCCACTCCAACCACTTCTCCAAGAGTCCAGCTCCCACCTTCCCAATCACAAGCCATACACTCTTCCAAAACTCCCTCCCCATCCTGTCCTTTTGCCATCCCAAATCCTATTCTACATACTCCACTAAAAGTCCTTCCTCACCTtgtccccagttttctcatctctctacGTGTTCAGAAGTCTTCTTTACCATTCCATCCACTTGTGGAACcaccagttacagcaaatggaggacTTTTGAATACCATTTCTAAGtttacttaccttggtagtgCACTTTCCAAGGATATcgacattgataatgaggttgattcACGCATTCCCAGAGCtatctcagtgtttgggaggcttgaaagaaagtgtgggagagaatgtagagaagaggtattagactgaccaTCAAACTGTagatctacagagctgttgtgctgacctcattgttgtatgccgtGAAACATGGagagtataccagtgccatgatAGGAAAATGAATTGCtgccatttgaattgtcttagtaAGATtcgaagatcacctggcaggataagatattagtcactgagatcctttcttgaactaaactgccaagcattcaaactctactgcagagagtataACTCTGATGGTCTGGCCAGGTTGTTTAAATGCAAAATGTGCACTTACCACAAACACTATTTTATGGGTAACTCACATATGGCAAGTGAAGAAgtcatacaaggacactctcaaggtttctcttaaaAAGTTTgggattgattgtgtgacatgggagacactagcgcaggactgcccagcatggtgagCCAATATCAGAGGagtagaattgaaatagctcaaaagaaatgtgagttgtgCAAGTTTggagaatccatcccaaatattcgcatggattatttgtgcctgatctgtggtagaacattcccagctcatattggtctgatcaaccacagttagACGTATGTCTGTAACTTGACTCAAGGGtagggatgtcattttggtctttatcgagaatgaaggacaacaaacacCAACCATACCTTTCCAGATATAcacattgtttcctcttcaatctggataagagtaaggttcctacatttccagccttGCACTCCTACCTGCTTCCACTgcattagttcttcctttcataccccatttttataatataattgctTCCTTTTAACTTTTCCTACTCAATTCTTTTTACAAAATGTCATCCTATCATATACAGCTCAGGCCCAACCTTCCTTTCATACTACCTTAGTaattatgacttttaaaaatacttataacaATTTCATATCAACAAGTACCTTATCATTATTACTTAattattttcctatattttttctggctcttttatatcaaatttttcattgagttctCTTCTTTTTGTTATAAGCAACTAAATAcctttcagttcatcaaatgtttattttcttttccattcaggattatactcaactttgcttGGTAAGTTACTCTTGGGTGCAATCACAGATCTTCCgttctttgaaatataatgtctgaAGACCTATGACCTTTTAGAGTAGAAGCTActaggtcttgtgaaatcctaactgtatttccccagtattaatttttttcttattgcttgcAATGCTTTCTTCCTAACCTAATGGCTTAGAAGCTTGGTTATGACATTCCAGTAagtttttcccttgggaactctttcaggtgatgaatgacagattttttttcctatttctgctttACCATCCTTTTCTAGAACcccagggcaattttctttaatatttcttgtaaTGTTGTCAGGTAGTTTGACAGTTTTTGTATTCTGTCCTTGATCTTTTCTCCAGATAAATTGCTTTTCtgagatgtttcagattctcttctatgtttctaattttattatttcttggtgtcttataatgtcattcaatttctcttgcccaattctagttttcaaagagttattttcttccttaatattttgtatttcttaattttgattatattaaattttaaaaaaaggttttgcacaaacaagggTAATGCAAGCAAGATTCATAGGGAAGGAGAaggctggaaaacaatttttatagccaacatctctgataaaggcttcatttcttaaatatatagagaacaaaatcaaatttataagaatacaagtaattccccaattggtaaatagtCAAAGgttatcaacaggcagtttttaggtgaagaaaataaagctatctatagttatataaaaacactctaaatcactattgattagtgaaatgcaaatcaaaacaactctgaggtacctcatcacacctatcagatttgctaacatgatataacaggaaaatgatacatgttggagaagatgggggaaaattggaacactaatgaattgttagtggagttgtgaactgatccaaccattgtggagaacaatttggaactgtgcccaaaaggctataaaactgtgcataccctttgacacagcaatatcacttctaggtctatacctcaaagagctcataaaaatgggaaaaggacccatatgtacaaaaatattaatagcagctctttttgtggtggccaagaattgaaaattgaaaatgtgcatcaactggggaatggctgaacaaattgtggcatatgaatgtaatggagtactattgttccataagaaatggtgagaaggtggacttcagaaaaacctggaaagacttagatgaactgatgctgactgaagtgaacagaacaaggaaaacattgtacacagtaatagcaacattgtgtgatgatcaactttgatacacttagctcttctcagttgTACAAAGATTGAAGACCATTCCAAAAGATTAATGATGCAAAatgttgtccacatccagagaaaaaactatggagtcggagtgcagaatgaagcatatcattttctttcttttttctttcttgtgtttttcctCTTTGGTTCTGATCCTTTACATGATTAGTGtagaaacatgtttaatatgattgtacatttataggttatatcaaattgcatgccatcttaaggaagggaaagggaaagaaggggacaaaatttaaaatttaaaattcaaactcttataaaagtgaatgttgaaaactaaaaccgaataaataaatgctgaaaatttaaaaaaaaaggaaaaaaaagattttgtatctttttttccaattggttaactttcttttcataattttcttaagttgcctttattttttcctaattttttctcaatttctcttatttgatttttgaatttcttttagaattcttccaagatttctttttGTACTTGTGACCACTTGACAGTATTCTTTAGGGTAGGAatggctttttcctttttatatcacTATATTCCTCTGACTATGTACCCAGATCTTTTATACCAAAGcaactatctatggttgggttactttttcctttgcttcttcattattattttgttttacttttagtAGCTTATTATTACAATCAAGTTCTAACACCAAGTTGTGGGTAATGTTGCCCTAGGCCTTAGgtcctttttgttgttattttctgaTTCCTGTCCAGATGCTTGACCTCAAGGATTACCCTGTTCCACTAAGCTACAATTAGAGTCCCCAGTCACACTGTCCACAAAATGTTCTTGCTCCCCATGgtactgcactcaccaggcatatGCTCCCTCTTCCTCACCCACATCCACAGCCTAGGATCACTTCTGGTCAGCACTGCTAGGTCTGGTTTCTGGAAACAGTGGAGGGGGTGGTAGTGGTCCTTCAGTCTTCTCCCATTCAACCATCTGCTGTCTGTAGATGAAAGTTcgtgaggtgaaagttcctgaggctggAAGTGATGTGAGAGTTGAGGTGATATTTCTTGAGGCTTAGACTGCTTCCCAAAGGAGTTGCCCTTAGGGCTAGTATTCATTAATTCAGTCAACCTGAAAGTGTCTACACTTCACTCAGGCCACACCTCAACCCctggaagtttttgttttgtgagGTCCTCTCAAGTTATCACAGGAAGGCAACTACTTGActcctttatttttgctgctctacaTCGATTTTTTGGTGATTTTCTgtctgtttgtggaggaaatctggagagacTGGAAATTCCTGAACTACTCCACCATTTTCACATAATGTCACCCCCCCATCATCATTATCGTCATTATCactaccattatcatcatcaccaccaccaccaccatcagcagcatcatcactatcattatcatctccatcatcatcattgtaatcaccattgtcatcatcttttttcttttttatttgagattttatatttttagtttataacactcagttccacataattttgagttcctgattttcttcctccactccctccttccctccccaagatggcatggaatcttatatatcttctacatataacttcgcactgaacttatttacacaatagtcaagttgtaaagaagaattatgacctgtggaatgaatcatgagaaagaagaaacaacacaaaaaaaccccaaaaacaaaagagaaaaaaaaacaaagggaaaaagggaaacatAAAGTGTacctcaatcagcattcagaagccatagttctttctcttcatgtacatagttctttccatcatgagtcctttggagttgtctttccaccttgaattgctgagaagagcgaagtgtATCGGGGTTAGTTATCACAGAAACcctatatctgtggttgtgtataacattttcctggttctgagcaATTCTCtaagcattatgtcatgtaggtttttccaggttattatgaagtccttttcatccccatttcttatagcataacagtattccattaccttcatataccacaacttgttcagccattccccaatttataggcatccccttgatttccaattctttgctcctacaaaaagagccactataaatatttttgtacatatgggtccttttcccacttgtgtgatctctttgggatacaaccctggaagtggtattgctgggtcaaagggtatgaacatttttatagccctttgggcatagttccaaatcgctctccagaatggctggagtTCTCGACTCCGccagcaattttcccacatcctctccagcatttatctttttcctgttttgtcattttagccagtctgacaggagagatgtgatacctaagagttgttttgatttgcatttctctaatcagtagtgatttcaagcattttttcatatcttaTTGTCAACACTGTCATTCATATCCCACCTTAAaatcttcaaaatattttatatttcttatctCAGAACCTTGCAGAAACACTATGAGATAAGTAATCTAAGTATAATTGTTAtcttttatagctgaggaaactggggagaaTTAAGGTTAAATGCCTTGGCTGATAAGTGTTGAAGGAAGAATCTGAACACTGGTCTTCCTGAAGACAACTCTTCACTTCATCCT
This Trichosurus vulpecula isolate mTriVul1 chromosome 2, mTriVul1.pri, whole genome shotgun sequence DNA region includes the following protein-coding sequences:
- the LOC118835364 gene encoding olfactory receptor 2AJ1-like; the encoded protein is MWVEENQTFARDFILLGLLHPNQHGLLLLTLILIIFMVAITGNTVLILLIHVDSQLHTPMYFLLSHLSLMDILHISNIVPKMVSNFISGQQSITFVGCGFQIFLSLIFSGAECLLFTAMSYDRYIAICHPLHYPILMNHRISVHMAAGCWIVGTINSTIHTTYVLHLPFCGTRVIDHFFCEVPAILKLSCVDTSHYEGGVYVSAILFLVIPFFIILASYCQILRTVLHIKSVEAQKKAFSTCFSHLTVVVMYYGPFIFTYLRPKFYHTPGQDKVLAILYTILTPMLNPLIYSLRNKDVLCALKKVVGKVLRHRN